In Chthoniobacterales bacterium, the DNA window AAAACGATTCACTACATTTCCGACATCAAGGAGGACCCGGACTGGGTGCGCGAATTCCGGCTGAACGCTTACAAGACTTTCATGAGCAAGCCGATGCCGACCCACTGGGCGAGCAAGGACCTGGAGGCGATCGTGTTCGACAACATCCGCTATTACCTGAGCGGAGGGACCCAACCGAAGCGTAGCTGGGAGGAAGTGCCCGATGACGTGAAGCGGACGTTCGAGCGGCTCGGTATTCCGGAACAGGAACGGAAATTTCTGGCCGGCGTCGAAGCCCAATTCGACAGCGAGGCGGTTTATTCCAACATCAAGAAGGCCGTCGGCGAACAGGGCGTCATTTTTGTCGGCAGCCGCGAAGGGTTGAAGGAGCATCCGGAAATTTTCCGGAAATGGTTCGGCAAAGTCATCCCGACGGGTGACAACAAATTCAGCGCGCTCAACTCGGCGGTGTTCAGCGGCGGATCGTTCATCTACGTCCCGCCCGGCGTAAAAGTGAAGCACCCTCTCCAGGCGTATTTCCGGATCAACGCCGAGAATTTCGGCCAATTCGAGCGCACCCTGATCATCTGCGACGAAGGATCGGAGTTGACCTACATGGAGGGATGCACGGCGCCGAAGTTCAACACCGCCACGCTTCATAGCGCGGTCGTCGAGTTGGTCGCGTTGAAAGGCGCGAAGCTGCAGTACATCACCGTCCAGAACTGGTCCTCGAACGTTTTCAACCTCGTGACCAAGCGCGGGCTTGCCCACGAAGACGCCGAGGTGAAATGGATCGATTGCAACATCGGTTCGCGCCTGACGATGAAATATCCCGGCGTGATCATGAA includes these proteins:
- the sufB gene encoding Fe-S cluster assembly protein SufB, which codes for MGKEPSPLEIERNVGNFAYPETHTHDAGVGLTEKTIHYISDIKEDPDWVREFRLNAYKTFMSKPMPTHWASKDLEAIVFDNIRYYLSGGTQPKRSWEEVPDDVKRTFERLGIPEQERKFLAGVEAQFDSEAVYSNIKKAVGEQGVIFVGSREGLKEHPEIFRKWFGKVIPTGDNKFSALNSAVFSGGSFIYVPPGVKVKHPLQAYFRINAENFGQFERTLIICDEGSELTYMEGCTAPKFNTATLHSAVVELVALKGAKLQYITVQNWSSNVFNLVTKRGLAHEDAEVKWIDCNIGSRLTMKYPGVIMKGRRARGEVLSIALAGDGQHQDTGAKMVHAADETSSNIISKSISIGEGRATYRGLVQIPKHLKNCKNNTECDALLINATSRTDTYPAITVRGTGNSVQHEASVSQVSAEQIFYMQQRGLTEAQAMSLSVNGFVNDLVRQFPMEYSVELKRLIELEMEGSVG